From the Abditibacteriota bacterium genome, the window TAGGCCATGGGGCTCTCCGGGGCGTCCTGGGTGAGGAACATGCGGCCGCCGTAGTCTATGGCTATGTTTTCTATGTTCAGGCCAAACAGCTCCTTCAGCTCGTTCTCCACCAAAAAGGCGCAGAGATACAGGCCCGTGATGGAGGGCACCGGCTCCTCCTTCCGGACGGTGAGGGCCACGTTGGTGAGCTCCAGGTCCTTGTCAAAGTGATAGTAGAGGTCCAGGGTGCCGTCCCGGTTGTCGGCGCAGCTGGCCGTCACGAACCTGTAGCCCTTGTATTTCAGCACCGACACGGTGCTCAGCAGCTCTTCCGCGCTGATCTTCACGCTGTTATCCAGCATTGTTGCCTCCCTTCGGGTCCTTGGCCCTCAGCTTGCGCACGTGCTCCGCCTGGCGCCTCGCCAGCTCTTCCCGCTTGGTGGTCAGTTTTTCCGTGGCCAGCACCACGGCGTCCAGTATGGCCTCGGGTCTGGGGGAGCACCCGGGCACGTAGATGTCCACCGGCAGCACCTTGTCCACGCCCCCCAGTATGTTGTAGCACTCGGAAAAGATGCCGCCCGTGCAGGCGCAGGCGCCCACGGCTATGACCACCTTGGGGCCCGGCATCTCTCTCCAGATGTTTTCCAGCACTCTCCTGCTGCGGTAGTTCACCGAGCCGGAGACTATGAGTATGTCGGCGTGCTTCGGGTTGCCCACGTTCACCACGCCAAAGCGCTCGGCGTCGTACACGGGGGTCAGGCACGCCAGTATCTCTATGTCGCAGCCGTTGCAGCTGTTGCAGTCATAATGTATGATCCAAGGAGACTTGCCTGCCGCCTGTTCTATCAGTTTCATTCCGTGCCTCCTAATACTTCATATACAGCCAGATGATGTTGGTCAGGGCCAGACAAAAGCCCAGCACCACCGAAAAGCGCAGCATCCACTGCCAGGTGGTCCTGGCGCACACGTTGTCCAGGATGATCTCGCAGAAATAGACGCCCAGGGCTATCAGGATGCCCAGCCACAGGGGATGGGCGAAAAACAGGGACAGCATGCCGATAAAGAGCACCGACTCGTACCAGTGGGTGATCTCTATGAGGGCCAGCTGCAGGCCGCTGAACTCGGTGGTGAGGCCCTTGATGAGCTCCTGGTGGCCGTGGTGGCTGGTGGAGTAGTCAAAGGGCGACTTTCTCAGCTTGATGGTCAGCACGTAGCAAAAGGCCACGAACACCAGGGGCAGCTGGGCAAACAGGCAGCCGCTGTGGTCCAGGATGATGCCTATGTTGAAGCTGCCGGTCACCAGATACATGCCCACCACCATGAGGATGATCACGGGCTCGTAGGCCAGTATCTGTATGATCTCCCTCTGGGCCCCTATCTTGGAGTAGGGGGAGCGGACGCTGGTGGCGCCCACTATGAGGGACACGGTGGAAAAGGCCAGCACAAACACCAGTATCAGATAGTCCGACCTCAGCACAAACAGGAGCAGGCTGAGGATGGCAAAGACCAGGGAGCCTATGACGTAGATGATCTGCATGGCGTTCACCGCCACTCTTTCCTTGCCCAAAAGCTTCAGCACGTCAAATATGGGCTGCAGCACCGGAGGGCCTATCCTGCTCTGAAATCTGGCTGTGATCCTGCGGTCTATGCCTGTGATGACGGCGCCTGCCAGGGGAGCGAAAAGCACCGTGATCAGAATGATAATCGCGCTTGTCATTTTCTCCTCCTACAGCGTCACTCCCACAAGCACCAGTATGATGCCTATGGACACGGACAAAAACAGCAGGGCCAGGGTGCCGTTGCCGAATGCCCCTCTGAAGTAGTAGTTGCGCACTATCACGTGCTCTATCTTGTCCCCGGGTCCCACAAAGTCTATGCCTCTGATGTCATTGCCGTAGAGCTCGCCGCCGAAGTAGGGCGGACGAATGATCTCCGACTTGGTCCTTGACACCATCCAGGGGATGAAGAGCATGAGTATGAATATCAGCAAAAACACCGCCATCACCGCAAAGCCTCCCACCAGGTCTCCCGACATGCTGAAGAGCTGCAGCGCCGACTGGCTGCTGGCTTCCAGCCGCAGGGTCTCCGAGTAGCCGTTGAAGAGCATGGCGGCCTCCACAAAGCTGTATATGAGCAGCCTGTATATGATGCCTATAAAGCAGCTGCAAAAGAGCACCAGGGCCAGCAGGGCCGACAGCACCGTCTGCATGCAGCGGTGGGTGGTCTCCCGCACGTAGCGGGGCTTGTAGGACATGGTGGATATGATGCCTATCCACTTGGCCCAGAACACGATGGTAAAGGCGCTGCCCAGTATGATGAATATCAGCACCAGAGGGCTCCACACCGCCGCCTCTATGGCGATCCATTTGGTCAGCAGCACTCCGAAGGGGGGCAGCAGCATGGAGATGATGCCCACGGCGGTGACCATGGTGGTAAAGGGCATCTTTTTCAGCAGCCCCTGCATGTCCTCTATGTTGCGGCTGCCTATGGTCTGCTCTATGGTGCCCACCGCCAGGAACAGCATGCCCTTGGATACCGCGTGGAATATCATCAGCAGGATGGCGGCTCCCAGGGCCGCCTTGGTGCCTATGCCGGCGCAGCAGATGATGAGCCCCAGATTGGCTATGGTGGAGTAGGCCAGCACCCTCTTGGCGTTGGATTCGCTCACGGCCAGCACCGAGGCCGCCATAAAGGTAAAGCCTCCCGCCGCCGCCACTATGCTGCCCAGCACCGTGCCGGAGATCACCGGGCACAGCCTGATGACCAGATACACTCCCGCCTTCACCATGGTGGAGGAGTGGAGCAGGGCGGACACGGGGGTAGGGGCCACCATGGCCCCCAGGAGCCAGCTCTGGAAGGGGAACATGGCCGACTTGGTAAAGCCCGCTATGCACAGCAGCACCACCGCAAAGGCTATGGCGTTGCCGGACACGGGCCCGGCCAGCTTGATCTTGCATATGTCGTGGAGGGAGGTGGTGTGGGCAAACAGGGCCAGCAGGATGATGCCCGCGATGAAGCACAGGCCTCCCAGCATGTTGAGATCCAGGGTCCTGAAGGCGTTGCGCACCGACTCCTCGGTCTTGTCAAACTGTATGAGCAGGAAGGAGCAGAGGGTGGTCACTTCCCAGAAGGTGTACATCCAGCAGATGTTGTCCGCCGTGGCCAGCATGACCATGGCAAACAAAAAGGCAAAGATGATGCCGAAGAATATATGCTGTCTGCCGGGATGCTCCGTGTGGCCCTCGTGCACGTGCATATAGCCGCAGGCAAATATGAGGATCAGGGGGCCTATGATGACTGCCAGCAGCAGCAGGATGAGGGACAGCTGGTCCACGAAAAAGGGCTGCTCCGTTTCCGGGCTGATAAACAGCTCCAGAAAGGCCAGGCACACCAGCTGGGCCCCTGCCAGCAGGGGAGAAGTAAAGCGCCTCTTTTCCACGCCCCGCCACATGACGTATAAGAGCAGGGCGATATCCAGGACCGTGACTGCGGCGGAAAAGCCCCGGGCCGCCTCCGGCGAAAAGGCCATGGCGGGCCCCGTCTGATGCCTCAGCATGTCTATGCACAGCAGGCAGCCGGCGGCCAGCATGAGGACGGATACGGTGATGACTATGGTATTGCGGAGCCTGCCTTCCCTGAAGCACTGGGTCAGCAAAAGGCCCAGAAGCGGCAGGACCGCAAGACAGCAAAACAGCAGATTCATGAAAGCTCCCATCGATTTGTTGTATATAAATTATAGCACAATACAGGCCCGGATTCAAATTATTTTAATATAATCCCCTGTTTTTATGCTATACTGATTATGTTGAAGCCGGCGGCCCTCCCCGGAGGGCCGGCCGCGTCTCTCGGCAATAACACATCCGGAGCGTATATGAGATATCTGCTTGTCGCGGCCCTGCTGCTCATGGCGGCGGCGGTGGTCTTTGCCCAGGAGGGCCCCAGGACCCCGAGAAAGGAGTTCTTCCTCCACCATCTGGACCTCTCCATACCCGAGCTGGCCCCTATCAGGGAGCTGGCGCAACAGGACAAAATAGCCGAGGCGGAGCGCGTCTTTGCAGAATACGTGCGGAAGCATGCCGACAGACAGCGGCTCATCGGCGACTGGCTGAACAAAAAATACACCGAGGAGGAGAAGCAGGCCCTGCGGGACCGGGCCTCCTGGGTCATGGACTACACCCTGAGCGCCGTGGGCGTGGGCTACAAGTTCCCGGACAAAAAGATCGACTGGGAGTCCAACCACACCTACAACGGCTACAAGGAGTGGACCTGGGGCCTGAACCGCCACCACGAATGGCGTTTTCTGGCTGAGTATTACGTGGCCACCGGCGACGAGGAGGCCGCGGAGGTCTATGCCGACATGCTGGAGCAGTGGATACGGCAGGCGGTGGTGCCCCTGAACGCCAAGAGCTATGAGACCAACTGCTGGCGCACCATAGAGGCGGGCCTGCGGATGCAGTCCTGGACGGAGAACCTCTACGCCTTTTTGCCCTCTCCCTATATCACCGACAGCGTCATCACCGACTTTGCCGTGTCCATCTACGAGCACGGCTGGCGGCTGGTGAACTTTCACCACACCCACAACTGGCTGCTGATGGAGATGCACGGGGTCATCAAGCTGTGCCTGCTGTGGCCCTTCATCACCGACACCGCGGAATGGCTGCAGTTCGCCACCGACACCCTCATGGGGGAATACAAGGTGCAGAACTTCCCCGACGGCTATCAGTACGAGATGACCGTGGGCTATCACGGCATATGCATAGAGAACTATCTGGCCGCCGCCAACACCATGAAGCAGCTGGGGGCCCCGGTGCCCGAGGGCTACTACGCCGGCCTGGAGCCCATGTATGAGATGTATTGCAAGCTGGCCCGCCCGGACAAGAGCTGCCCCTCCCTCAACGACGGCAACGAGGCCTGGGCCGTGGCTACCAGCCGGAAGGCTCTGGAGCTCTTTCCCGACAATCCTCTCTTCCGGTGGTTCGCCGGCAAGGAGGGGGCCCGGGAGCCGGACTTTCTCTCCTACGTGTTCCCCTACGCCGGGGCGGTCATATTCAGAACAAGCTGGGAGCCCGACGCCCTGTGGGCCTACATGGACTGCGGCCCCTACGGCTGGGGAGGGCACCAGCACGACGACAAGCTGAACGTGCTGCTCTGCGCCTACGGCAAAAAGCTGATAGTGGAGGCGGGCACCTATGACTACGACACCTCCGACATGAGGGCCTACGTGCTCTCCACCCGCAGCCACAACACGGTGATGATAGACGGCAAGGAGCAGAACGTGCGGCCCATCAACGACTTCCGGCCCGAGGATATCAACAAAAAGGCCGACGTGGTCTGGGAGCTGGGGCCCGGCCGGGAATGGGCCGAATCCCAATACGTGCAGGGCTACGGCAATGACTGGGATATGACCACCCACCGGCGGCGGCTCATACTCCTGAAGGACGTGCCCGGCACCGAGCCCTTTTTGATAGTCTGCGACAGGTTCATCGCCCCCGACCGCAGGCGGCGGACCTACGAGCAGATGTGGCATCTGGAGGAATGCGAATACACTCAGGACGCCTCCTCCTGCCGGGGGGACTTCGGCGACGGAGTGTCCCTCACCATGCTGTTTTCGGACACGGACGGGGAGACCGTCAATATGAAGGGCCGTCACGAGCCCTACTTCCAGGGCTGGCTGCCCGGCAGCTACGCTCAGCAGAACCACCGGGAGGTGAACACCCCCACCCGCACCGGCTCCTTTGAGGGCAGCCGGCGGCTGGTGACGGTGCTGTATCCCTCCAAGGGCGAGTGCCCCATAGCCTCTGTGACTGCCTCCGGCGACACCCGCAGCCGCAACCTGCTGCTCAACATGAAGGACGGCCGGGTGCTGGAGATCAGGGAATAAACCATACTATACGGACGGAGCATATATGAAAGCATTATTTGTATTGGCGCTGCTCGTTATGGCGGCGGCGGTCTTTGCCCAGCAGGGGCCCAGGACCACCAGGCAGGACTTTTTCCTCCATCATCTGGACCTCTCCATACCGGAGCTGGCCCCCATCAGGGAGCTGGCGGAACAGAACAAAATAGCCGAGGCGGAGCACGTCTTTGCCGAATACGTGCGGAAGCACGCGGACCGGGAGCTGCTCATAGGCAACTGGCTGAACAAAAAATACACCGACAAGGAAAAGGCCGATCTCAAAAAGAAGGCCCAGGCGGGCCTGAGCTACACCGTGTCCAGCCAGGGCGTCAGCTACACCTTTGAGGACCACAAGATCGACTGGGAGTCCAACCACACCTACAACAATTATATGGAGTGGACCTGGGGCATCAACCGCCATGCGGAATGGCGGGACCTGGCCATGTATTACGTGGCTACCGGCGACGAAAAAGCGGCGGAGGTCTATGCGGACCAGTTTGAGAGCTGGATCCGGCAGGCCATAGTGCCCGAGAACGCCCTGAGCTACGAGACCTGCTGCTGGCGCACCATAGAGACCGGCCTCAGGATGCAGCGCTGGACGGAGAACCTCTACGCCTTTTTGCCCTCTCCCTATATCACCGACAGCCTCATCACCGACTTTGCCGTGTCCGTGTATGAGCACGGCTGGCGGCTGGTGAACTTTCACCACACCCACAACTGGCTGCTGATGGAGATGCACGGGGTCATCAAGCTGTGCCTGCTGTGGCCCTTCATCACCGACACCGAGGAGTGGATGAAGTTCGCCACCGACACCCTCATTGGCGAATACAAGGTGCAGAATTTCCCCGACGGCTACCAGTACGAGATGACCGTGGGCTACCACGGAGTGTGCATCAGCAACTATCTGGCCGCCGCCAACACCATGAAGCAGCTGGGGGCTGCGGTGCCCGAGGGCTACTATGCCGGCCTGGAGCCCATGTATGAGATGTATTGCAAGCTGGCCCGCCCCGACAGGGTCTGCCCCGCTCTCAACGACGGAGGACAGGCCAACGCCGCCTCTACCAGCGCGGCGGCCCTGGAGCTCTTCCCGGACAACCCTCTCTTCCGGTGGTATGCCGGCAAGGAAGGGGCCCGGGAGCCGGACTTCCTCTCCTACGTGTTCCCCTACGCGGGGGCGGTCATATTCCGCACCAGCTGGAAGCCCGACGCGGTGTGGGCCTACATGGACTGCGGCCCCTACGGCTGGGGAGGCCATCAGCACGACGACAAGCTGAACGTGCTGCTCTACGCCTACGGCAAGAGGATGCTCACCGAGGGAGGCACCTATTCCTACGACGCTTCGGACATGAGGGACTACGTGCTCTCCACCCGCAGCCACAACACCGTGCTCATAGACAGCAAGGGCCAGAACGTGCGGCCCATCAACGACTTCAAGCCGGAGGACATCAACAAGAAGGCCGACGTGGCCTGGCAGCTCAGGCCCGACAGGGACTGGGCGGAATCCCAATACGTGCAGGGCTACGGCGACGACTGGGATATGACCACCCACCGGCGCCGGCTCATCATGCTGAAGGACGTGCCCGGCACCGAGCCTTTTTTGGTGGTCTGCGACAGGTTCATCGCTCCCGACCGGCGGCAGCGGACCTATGAGCAGATGTGGCACCTGGAGGACTGCGAATACACTCAGGACGCCTCCTCCTGCCGGGCCGACTTCGGCGACGGAGTGTCCCTCACCATGCTGTTTTCGGACACGGACGGGGAGACCGTCAATATGATAGGCCGCCACGAGCCCTATTTCCAGGGCTGGCTGCCGGGGAGCTACGCCAAGCAAAACCACAAGGAGATCAATACTCCCACCCGCAAGGGCTCCTTTGAGGGCGGCCGGCGGCTGGTGACGGTGCTGTATCCCTCCAAGGGCGAGTGCCCCATAGCCTCGGTGACGGCCTCCGGGGACACCCGCAGCCGCAATCTGGTGCTCAATATGAAGGACGGCCGCAGGATAGAGATAGGCGAGCTGGACGGACAGTCCGGCGAAGACGTCTGCGGCCCGGAAGACTGATATATCCCGCAAATACACAAGGAGAATTACTGTGAAAAAACTGCTGACTTTACTGCTGGTCCTGCTGTGCGCGGCGGCCTGCTGCGCCCTGGAGATCACTCCCACGGGAGACCTGGGCTTTGACATCAGGGCGGCGGCCTACACCGCCACCATAGACCGGGCCACCGGGAACCTGTCCGGACTGAAGTTCGGCGGGGAAGAATTTTTGGAAAACACGGTGGAAGGCATCTACTCCGCCTACTTTTTTGTCAACGGCCAGCTGAAGGCCGCCTCCGCGGTCCGGGAGGGCAACAGGATCACCTCGGATACCCCCGGGGTGGGCAGGACCGTCTATACCTTTGACGACGACTCGGTGACGGTGGAGGCCACCTGCACAGGGACCGAATCCGTGCCCTTTTACATGCTGCTGCACCACGACATAGTGGGGGCCTTCCACGGCAAGGGCAACCGGCTGAAGTACGCTTCCACCTTCTCTCCCGGCGAATACGACTGGGCCAAGAACGCCGCCGCCATGAAGACCGAGGGAGACGCCCGCTTCTGGGGCCCCTGGAACTACGGCCTGCAGGTGGTGGAGCTGCGCTGCGAACCCGACGGCAAGACTCAGAGGCTCCGCTTCAGCGCGGGGCAGGTGGACAAGGAGGACCTGGCGAAGGCCCTGAAGGAAGCCAATCCCTACAAGGCTCTGGACGAGGAGCCCATAGGCCTCTATTCCCCGGTGGACTGGCAGGTGTTCCAGCGCTCCGACAAGTATAACGGCGCCATCCTCTTTGCAGGCAAGGTGAACACGGACTGGGACGCCGTGCAGTACAGGATCACCGGCAAGGGCCTCAACGGCAAAAAATTTGCCTCCTCCTTCAAGCCCCTGAAGGTGAACCGGGTCACCGGCGCCTTCTGCGAAGCCGTGCCCGCCTGGGCCGGCGGCTGGTATTCCGTGGAGGTCCGGGTGATCAGGGACAAGAAGCCCGCCGCCACCGTGACAGTTGACCGGGTAGGCGTGGGCGAAGTGTTCGTGGGAGCGGGCCAGTCCAACTCCACCAACTACGGCCAGTATGCCACCAAGCAGACCCTGGATATGAGCGCCACCACAGACGGCTCCGTCTGGAGACTGGCCAACGACCCCATGCTGGGCCAGCACGACAACTCCGCCGGCGGCAGCTACTATCCCACTCTCGGAGACATCCTGTACACCGAGTTTCAGGTGCCCATAGGCTTTGCCTCCACGGGCCACGGCGGCACTCCCATCGAGAGCTGGCTGCCCGGCACGGACCTCTACAAGTGGATGATGACCAGGATAGGGCAGCTGGGCAAGGGCGGCTTCCGGGCCCTCCTGTGGCATCAGGGCGAGGCCAACTATGAGACTCCCACGGCTGTGTCCGTGGCCAATATGACCAGGATCATCAAGTCCTCCCTCTACGATGCGGGCTGGAGCTTCCCCTGGTTCGTGGCCAAGGTGAGCTACCACAACCCGGACCATCCCGCCTGGCCCCTGATCAGGGCCGCCCACCAGCAGCTGTGGGACGAGGGCGTGGCTTTGGAAGGGCCGGACACCGACGTGCTCACCGGCAAGATGAGAGACTATGACGGCAACGGTATACACCTGAGCCCCGAAGGGCTGAAGGCCCACGCGGAGCTGTGGGCGGAGAAGCTGATACCCTATATACATTCCTGCATCGACGAGGACAAATGACCATGGCGGTAAATATGGAGAAAAGGGATCACTACGTGATCACCACAGACAAATACAGAGCGGAGATATGCCCCTTCACCGGCTGCCCGAAAAGCATCACCGTCAAGGGCAGAGAGCTGCTGCAGAGCGGAGTGTTCGGCTTTATGCCGGGCTACGTGAACAACGCCTTTTATCAGACCCTGCCCGTCACCGGCTTCAAGGCGGAGGGCAGAGTCCTGAAGGCCTTCTTCGGCGCCGATATGGTGCCCAAAGAAGGGGGCGTAGACCGGGAAGAAAAGGATATGGCCCTCATAGTCTATACCTTTGAGGAAGACTCCTTTTCCCTGAAGTTCCGGGCCATAGCCGGCGGCATGTATATGCACGTGCAGATGGGCCACGGCGTCCGGGCCATAGGGGAAAAGGGCGTCTTTTCCGCCTTTCACGGCGACTGCGAGCCCGGGGAATACACCTGGGCCTACCGGGACTCGGCCGTCAGGACCAACGGCAGCTTTGCCATACACACCCCTCCCGTCTGCCGCTTTGCCTTTTTTGACTCGGGCATCATGGAGCCCGGCAGCGAAAAGGAGCTGACCTTTGCCCCGGCGGACCTGTCCGGCGAGGAGCTGGACCGGGTCTATGAGGCGGTGTATCCCCAGACGCCCGGGGACGAGCCCCTCAGCCTCTATTCTCCCGCCGACTGGCAGGTGTTTCAGAGGCAGGACGCGGGGAGCGGCAGCGTGTACGTGTCCGGCCTGGCGGCAGGCGGCCCCGTGAAGGCGGAGCTCACCGGCGCCGGCGCAGACGGCAAGGAGTTTGTCCGGACAGCGCAGCTGCCCGTTGCTGACGGCGCCTTTGCCGGCAGTATGGACGCTCCCGCGGGAGGCTGGTACCGGCTGACGGTCACGGCTCCCGGCGGCGCAGCCGTCACGGTGGAGCATGTGGGCGT encodes:
- a CDS encoding alginate lyase family protein → MKALFVLALLVMAAAVFAQQGPRTTRQDFFLHHLDLSIPELAPIRELAEQNKIAEAEHVFAEYVRKHADRELLIGNWLNKKYTDKEKADLKKKAQAGLSYTVSSQGVSYTFEDHKIDWESNHTYNNYMEWTWGINRHAEWRDLAMYYVATGDEKAAEVYADQFESWIRQAIVPENALSYETCCWRTIETGLRMQRWTENLYAFLPSPYITDSLITDFAVSVYEHGWRLVNFHHTHNWLLMEMHGVIKLCLLWPFITDTEEWMKFATDTLIGEYKVQNFPDGYQYEMTVGYHGVCISNYLAAANTMKQLGAAVPEGYYAGLEPMYEMYCKLARPDRVCPALNDGGQANAASTSAAALELFPDNPLFRWYAGKEGAREPDFLSYVFPYAGAVIFRTSWKPDAVWAYMDCGPYGWGGHQHDDKLNVLLYAYGKRMLTEGGTYSYDASDMRDYVLSTRSHNTVLIDSKGQNVRPINDFKPEDINKKADVAWQLRPDRDWAESQYVQGYGDDWDMTTHRRRLIMLKDVPGTEPFLVVCDRFIAPDRRQRTYEQMWHLEDCEYTQDASSCRADFGDGVSLTMLFSDTDGETVNMIGRHEPYFQGWLPGSYAKQNHKEINTPTRKGSFEGGRRLVTVLYPSKGECPIASVTASGDTRSRNLVLNMKDGRRIEIGELDGQSGEDVCGPED
- a CDS encoding NADH-quinone oxidoreductase subunit B family protein; the protein is MKLIEQAAGKSPWIIHYDCNSCNGCDIEILACLTPVYDAERFGVVNVGNPKHADILIVSGSVNYRSRRVLENIWREMPGPKVVIAVGACACTGGIFSECYNILGGVDKVLPVDIYVPGCSPRPEAILDAVVLATEKLTTKREELARRQAEHVRKLRAKDPKGGNNAG
- a CDS encoding NADH-quinone oxidoreductase subunit C — translated: MLDNSVKISAEELLSTVSVLKYKGYRFVTASCADNRDGTLDLYYHFDKDLELTNVALTVRKEEPVPSITGLYLCAFLVENELKELFGLNIENIAIDYGGRMFLTQDAPESPMAYGANIVIEQAKKEEE
- a CDS encoding alginate lyase family protein — encoded protein: MRYLLVAALLLMAAAVVFAQEGPRTPRKEFFLHHLDLSIPELAPIRELAQQDKIAEAERVFAEYVRKHADRQRLIGDWLNKKYTEEEKQALRDRASWVMDYTLSAVGVGYKFPDKKIDWESNHTYNGYKEWTWGLNRHHEWRFLAEYYVATGDEEAAEVYADMLEQWIRQAVVPLNAKSYETNCWRTIEAGLRMQSWTENLYAFLPSPYITDSVITDFAVSIYEHGWRLVNFHHTHNWLLMEMHGVIKLCLLWPFITDTAEWLQFATDTLMGEYKVQNFPDGYQYEMTVGYHGICIENYLAAANTMKQLGAPVPEGYYAGLEPMYEMYCKLARPDKSCPSLNDGNEAWAVATSRKALELFPDNPLFRWFAGKEGAREPDFLSYVFPYAGAVIFRTSWEPDALWAYMDCGPYGWGGHQHDDKLNVLLCAYGKKLIVEAGTYDYDTSDMRAYVLSTRSHNTVMIDGKEQNVRPINDFRPEDINKKADVVWELGPGREWAESQYVQGYGNDWDMTTHRRRLILLKDVPGTEPFLIVCDRFIAPDRRRRTYEQMWHLEECEYTQDASSCRGDFGDGVSLTMLFSDTDGETVNMKGRHEPYFQGWLPGSYAQQNHREVNTPTRTGSFEGSRRLVTVLYPSKGECPIASVTASGDTRSRNLLLNMKDGRVLEIRE
- a CDS encoding NADH-quinone oxidoreductase subunit L yields the protein MNLLFCCLAVLPLLGLLLTQCFREGRLRNTIVITVSVLMLAAGCLLCIDMLRHQTGPAMAFSPEAARGFSAAVTVLDIALLLYVMWRGVEKRRFTSPLLAGAQLVCLAFLELFISPETEQPFFVDQLSLILLLLAVIIGPLILIFACGYMHVHEGHTEHPGRQHIFFGIIFAFLFAMVMLATADNICWMYTFWEVTTLCSFLLIQFDKTEESVRNAFRTLDLNMLGGLCFIAGIILLALFAHTTSLHDICKIKLAGPVSGNAIAFAVVLLCIAGFTKSAMFPFQSWLLGAMVAPTPVSALLHSSTMVKAGVYLVIRLCPVISGTVLGSIVAAAGGFTFMAASVLAVSESNAKRVLAYSTIANLGLIICCAGIGTKAALGAAILLMIFHAVSKGMLFLAVGTIEQTIGSRNIEDMQGLLKKMPFTTMVTAVGIISMLLPPFGVLLTKWIAIEAAVWSPLVLIFIILGSAFTIVFWAKWIGIISTMSYKPRYVRETTHRCMQTVLSALLALVLFCSCFIGIIYRLLIYSFVEAAMLFNGYSETLRLEASSQSALQLFSMSGDLVGGFAVMAVFLLIFILMLFIPWMVSRTKSEIIRPPYFGGELYGNDIRGIDFVGPGDKIEHVIVRNYYFRGAFGNGTLALLFLSVSIGIILVLVGVTL
- a CDS encoding NADH-quinone oxidoreductase subunit H; the encoded protein is MTSAIIILITVLFAPLAGAVITGIDRRITARFQSRIGPPVLQPIFDVLKLLGKERVAVNAMQIIYVIGSLVFAILSLLLFVLRSDYLILVFVLAFSTVSLIVGATSVRSPYSKIGAQREIIQILAYEPVIILMVVGMYLVTGSFNIGIILDHSGCLFAQLPLVFVAFCYVLTIKLRKSPFDYSTSHHGHQELIKGLTTEFSGLQLALIEITHWYESVLFIGMLSLFFAHPLWLGILIALGVYFCEIILDNVCARTTWQWMLRFSVVLGFCLALTNIIWLYMKY